A DNA window from Aminipila luticellarii contains the following coding sequences:
- a CDS encoding CitMHS family transporter: MSLALIGFLTIVIMLTLIMTKRLQTLLALILVPIIGCLVAGQGAKLGEFITEGLQNIAPTGVMFIFAILFFGVMSDAGTFDPIVKGILKVVGKDPVKICIGTFLLAAIVHLDGSGAVTFLIAIPALLPLYQKLGMRNTTLATLVALGAGIMNMLPWGGPTLRAITAMKSDINGVFIPMLIPMAAGFISILVIAVFLGRAEKKRLGDTLNDICLEELEEEADPEAEALKRPKLFPVNLILIILAVFVMLKSILPPAVVFMIGTALALIINYPNISVQKERVDSHAKAALMMASMLFAAGSFIGIMQGSGMLTAIAKAIVNFIPISLGGFIPILVGVLGVPLSLVFDPDSYYYGVLPVLSQAVDMMGGDPLAIARASIAGQMTLGFPISPLTGATFLLIGLAGVDLAEHQKKTLPLAWAASIVVVITATITGVIAF; this comes from the coding sequence ATGTCATTAGCACTGATTGGATTTTTAACGATTGTTATCATGTTAACGTTGATTATGACTAAAAGGCTGCAGACCCTTCTTGCATTGATTCTCGTTCCTATTATAGGCTGTCTGGTCGCCGGACAGGGAGCTAAGCTGGGCGAATTCATTACAGAAGGCCTGCAAAATATTGCGCCTACAGGTGTCATGTTTATTTTTGCTATTTTATTCTTCGGTGTCATGTCGGATGCGGGTACTTTTGATCCCATCGTAAAAGGGATTTTGAAGGTGGTGGGAAAGGATCCGGTAAAGATTTGTATAGGAACTTTTTTGCTGGCTGCCATTGTACATTTGGACGGTTCCGGTGCGGTTACATTTCTGATCGCCATTCCTGCACTATTGCCGCTTTATCAAAAATTGGGAATGAGGAATACTACTTTAGCGACCTTAGTGGCTTTGGGTGCAGGTATTATGAACATGCTCCCGTGGGGAGGACCGACCTTGAGAGCCATAACTGCTATGAAATCAGATATTAATGGAGTATTTATTCCCATGCTGATTCCAATGGCAGCAGGATTTATCTCCATATTGGTGATTGCAGTATTCTTGGGAAGAGCCGAAAAGAAAAGACTGGGTGATACATTAAATGATATTTGTCTGGAAGAATTGGAAGAAGAGGCAGACCCGGAAGCAGAGGCTTTAAAAAGGCCTAAATTATTCCCTGTAAATTTGATTTTAATTATATTGGCTGTTTTTGTCATGCTGAAGTCTATTTTACCCCCGGCCGTTGTATTTATGATTGGAACGGCACTGGCATTGATTATTAATTATCCGAATATCTCTGTTCAGAAGGAAAGAGTGGATTCCCATGCAAAGGCTGCTCTGATGATGGCCTCCATGCTGTTTGCCGCAGGCTCATTTATCGGAATTATGCAGGGTTCGGGCATGCTGACCGCCATTGCAAAGGCTATTGTGAACTTTATCCCGATTTCTTTAGGCGGATTTATTCCGATTTTAGTCGGTGTTTTAGGCGTGCCTTTAAGCCTGGTCTTCGACCCGGACTCCTACTATTACGGTGTACTGCCGGTGTTATCTCAGGCGGTAGACATGATGGGAGGCGATCCGCTGGCTATTGCGAGAGCTTCTATAGCGGGACAGATGACGTTGGGCTTTCCGATCAGCCCGCTGACCGGAGCCACCTTCTTGCTGATCGGACTTGCCGGGGTGGATTTGGCCGAGCATCAGAAGAAGACGCTGCCTTTAGCTTGGGCGGCTTCTATCGTTGTTGTCATTACAGCAACCATAACGGGTGTTATAGCTTTTTAA
- a CDS encoding AtuA-related protein, whose product MKLKEIAHSRTGDKGDISNISLIPYDEKDYPMLKEKVTAQRVKEYFSEICRGEVVRYEIDSICAMNFVLDKTLGGGVTRSLAQDKHGKALCMALLEMEI is encoded by the coding sequence ATGAAATTAAAAGAGATTGCACATTCAAGAACAGGCGACAAGGGAGATATTTCAAATATTTCTTTAATACCCTATGATGAAAAAGACTACCCGATGCTAAAGGAGAAGGTTACGGCACAAAGGGTAAAGGAGTATTTTTCGGAAATATGCCGGGGAGAGGTCGTTCGCTATGAAATTGACAGCATCTGTGCCATGAATTTTGTGCTGGACAAAACCTTAGGCGGAGGCGTGACCAGATCACTTGCTCAGGATAAGCACGGGAAGGCTCTTTGCATGGCACTTCTGGAAATGGAAATTTAA
- the mscL gene encoding large-conductance mechanosensitive channel protein MscL has protein sequence MNEKKGFITEFKEFISRGSVIDLAVGVIIGSAFTAIVTSLVNDIVMPIIGCILNGINFTDLKYVITPAAKDTAEAAIYYGNFIQSVVNFLLIALVIFMVIKGINTFHKKEEAQAEEPKPAEPSEDVVLLREIRDLLQEKKQL, from the coding sequence ATGAACGAAAAAAAAGGTTTTATCACAGAATTTAAAGAGTTCATATCCCGCGGCAGCGTTATCGATCTGGCAGTAGGCGTTATTATTGGCAGTGCCTTCACCGCAATCGTTACATCTCTTGTGAACGATATCGTCATGCCCATCATCGGCTGTATCCTGAATGGTATCAACTTTACGGATTTAAAATATGTTATTACTCCGGCTGCAAAGGACACAGCAGAAGCCGCTATCTACTACGGAAACTTCATCCAAAGCGTGGTCAACTTTCTGCTGATTGCTCTGGTGATTTTTATGGTGATTAAGGGGATTAATACATTCCATAAGAAGGAGGAGGCGCAGGCAGAAGAACCAAAACCGGCAGAACCGTCGGAAGATGTAGTTCTGCTCCGGGAAATCCGAGATTTGCTTCAAGAAAAGAAACAGCTTTAA
- a CDS encoding acyclic terpene utilization AtuA family protein, with amino-acid sequence MKKIRIGSGAGYAGDRIEPAVELMEKGNLDYIMFECLAERTIAIGQQDKMKDPSKGYNQLLEARMRKILPLAKKNGIKVITNMGAANPLSAADVTVAIAKELGVTGLKIAAVTGDDISKDIAKYYGNDVLELGCPLGEIKESVLSTNVYCGADGIIEALENNADIIITGRVSDPALAIGPLVHEFGWNVDDNPNQMGQAVLVGHLLECGGQVTGGYYADPGYKDVPNLEILGFPIVEIDETGKLLVTKVEGSGGMVTTDTCKEQMIYEIHNPEKYMTPDVIADFSHVTFTQAGKDVVRAEHAASHGRPETLKVSVGYKDCFIGEGEISYGGSNCMNRAKLAADIVEKRLKLIGVQMEEYRTDFIGYNSLYKNQISDKLAPDHFSEIRVRCSGRTKDRANAALIANEVEALYTNGPAGGAGATKKVSEVVSICSIFVPREIVDIKVSYQEV; translated from the coding sequence TTGAAAAAAATTAGAATCGGAAGCGGAGCCGGGTATGCAGGCGACCGTATTGAACCGGCAGTTGAACTAATGGAGAAGGGAAATCTGGATTACATCATGTTTGAGTGCCTTGCTGAAAGAACCATTGCAATCGGTCAGCAAGACAAGATGAAGGATCCTTCCAAAGGCTATAATCAGTTATTGGAAGCCAGAATGAGAAAAATTCTGCCACTTGCCAAGAAAAATGGAATTAAGGTCATTACCAATATGGGGGCAGCGAACCCGCTTTCAGCAGCAGATGTCACCGTTGCCATTGCAAAAGAGCTGGGGGTCACAGGACTTAAAATCGCAGCTGTAACAGGGGATGATATCTCAAAGGATATTGCAAAATATTACGGAAACGATGTTCTGGAGCTGGGCTGCCCTTTGGGAGAAATAAAGGAATCGGTGCTGTCCACCAATGTATACTGCGGAGCGGATGGCATTATTGAAGCTTTGGAAAATAATGCGGATATTATTATTACAGGGAGAGTATCCGATCCGGCACTGGCTATCGGACCGCTGGTTCACGAATTCGGCTGGAATGTTGATGACAATCCGAATCAAATGGGGCAGGCTGTTCTGGTAGGACACTTGCTTGAATGCGGCGGACAGGTGACCGGCGGATACTATGCGGATCCCGGATATAAAGATGTTCCTAACCTGGAGATTTTGGGATTCCCAATCGTAGAAATTGACGAAACGGGTAAATTGCTTGTAACAAAGGTAGAAGGCTCCGGCGGCATGGTCACAACGGACACTTGCAAGGAGCAGATGATTTATGAAATACACAATCCGGAAAAATATATGACACCGGACGTGATTGCAGATTTCTCTCATGTAACGTTTACGCAGGCAGGCAAGGATGTGGTACGGGCAGAGCATGCCGCTTCTCATGGACGGCCTGAAACACTCAAGGTCAGTGTCGGCTATAAGGACTGCTTTATCGGTGAAGGCGAAATCAGCTATGGCGGATCGAATTGTATGAACCGTGCAAAGCTGGCGGCAGATATTGTGGAAAAGCGTTTAAAATTAATAGGCGTTCAAATGGAGGAATACAGAACCGACTTTATCGGATATAATTCCCTTTACAAAAATCAAATTTCTGATAAGCTCGCTCCGGATCATTTCTCTGAAATCAGAGTAAGATGCTCAGGCAGAACAAAGGATCGGGCAAATGCGGCGTTAATTGCAAATGAAGTAGAAGCTCTTTATACAAATGGTCCGGCAGGCGGTGCAGGAGCAACGAAAAAGGTTTCTGAGGTCGTCTCCATATGCTCCATTTTTGTTCCAAGAGAAATTGTTGATATAAAAGTATCCTATCAGGAGGTGTAG
- a CDS encoding GGDEF domain-containing protein — translation MISSAILFGLTSFFYQAALIAKMNIINCIVFGILGLVMGQLMYPIQINYIETQRKLTKQRDTDILTSLFNRRKLSDTLDNWDSNYNPHPLTVAIMVDIDQFKQYNDRYGHQRGDVCLKQMGRCFSSFFKPYGLSIFRYGGEEFVALGKEYEYEELRSICQKLLKTVEALQIPFPESPDGILTISIGFAEYNLCHAYDYKDLIDMADQGLYKAKEAGRNRAVGYLD, via the coding sequence ATGATATCATCGGCTATTCTCTTCGGTCTGACCTCCTTTTTTTATCAGGCCGCACTCATTGCTAAGATGAACATAATAAATTGTATTGTCTTCGGTATCTTAGGACTCGTCATGGGCCAGCTTATGTATCCGATCCAGATCAACTATATTGAGACGCAGCGTAAGCTGACAAAACAACGGGATACAGACATCCTTACTTCCCTTTTCAACCGGCGTAAGCTGTCAGATACGCTGGACAACTGGGACAGTAATTATAATCCGCACCCGCTGACTGTTGCCATCATGGTGGATATTGATCAATTTAAACAGTATAACGACCGCTACGGACACCAACGAGGAGATGTCTGCCTCAAGCAGATGGGAAGATGCTTTTCCTCTTTTTTCAAACCGTACGGATTGTCCATTTTTCGGTATGGGGGAGAAGAATTTGTGGCTTTAGGAAAAGAATATGAGTATGAAGAGCTTCGTTCAATATGCCAGAAGCTTTTAAAGACCGTAGAGGCCTTGCAGATTCCTTTTCCGGAATCGCCGGATGGTATTCTCACCATCAGCATCGGATTTGCGGAATACAACCTCTGTCATGCCTATGACTATAAAGATTTAATTGATATGGCGGATCAGGGCTTATACAAAGCAAAGGAAGCGGGCCGCAATCGGGCAGTAGGATATCTGGATTAA
- a CDS encoding P-loop NTPase, with amino-acid sequence MSDCSNECGSCGSDCENRTAPQSFLEETNEFSSVKKVIGVVSGKGGVGKSLVTSLLAVTMNRRKYSTAILDADITGPSIPKAFGLTEKAAGTEAGLLTVDTKTGIRTMSVNSLLEEDTDPVVWRGPIIAGTVKQFWTDVIWGDVDFMFIDMPPGTGDVPLTVFQSLPVDGIIIVTSPQELVSMIVGKAVKMAQLMNVPILGIVENMSYFVCPDCGKKYSIFGESHIEEVASQFNIKNVCRLPIHPELASKMDKGTIESFDGAWLDELADCIEGTLNIKLAVPYENGQIFQHFGHSEQFEIFEIKQGKVLNKEIIPSDCEGHGALAGFLAGKGVTTLICGGIGDGAIKGLAAAGIQVVAGVSGKIEEQVQFYLNGSLQSTDKATCDHHEHSEGHSCTGNGH; translated from the coding sequence ATGAGTGATTGTTCAAACGAATGTGGAAGCTGCGGTTCAGACTGTGAAAACAGAACAGCTCCCCAGAGCTTTCTGGAAGAAACAAATGAATTCAGCAGTGTTAAAAAAGTGATCGGCGTTGTCAGCGGAAAAGGCGGCGTCGGCAAATCTCTGGTCACCTCTCTTCTGGCGGTTACCATGAACAGGCGGAAGTATTCTACCGCAATACTCGATGCAGATATTACGGGTCCCTCCATCCCTAAGGCTTTTGGTCTGACTGAAAAAGCAGCCGGCACGGAAGCCGGTCTTTTAACGGTCGATACGAAAACAGGGATCCGTACCATGTCCGTCAATTCGCTTCTCGAAGAAGATACCGACCCTGTAGTCTGGAGAGGACCTATTATCGCCGGAACAGTAAAGCAATTCTGGACAGATGTTATCTGGGGAGATGTGGATTTTATGTTCATCGATATGCCTCCGGGTACTGGGGATGTACCGCTGACAGTATTTCAATCCCTGCCGGTGGACGGAATCATTATTGTCACCTCCCCTCAGGAATTAGTTTCCATGATTGTGGGCAAAGCGGTAAAAATGGCTCAGTTAATGAATGTTCCTATTTTAGGAATCGTAGAAAATATGTCTTATTTTGTATGCCCGGACTGTGGCAAAAAATATTCGATCTTTGGGGAAAGCCATATAGAAGAAGTGGCATCACAATTTAATATTAAAAATGTTTGCAGACTTCCTATTCACCCGGAACTTGCCTCAAAAATGGATAAGGGTACGATAGAATCCTTTGATGGAGCATGGCTGGATGAGCTTGCCGACTGCATTGAAGGTACCTTGAATATAAAGCTGGCTGTGCCTTATGAGAATGGTCAGATCTTTCAGCATTTCGGCCACTCTGAGCAGTTTGAAATATTTGAAATAAAACAGGGCAAGGTGCTGAATAAGGAAATCATTCCCTCGGATTGCGAAGGTCACGGTGCACTGGCCGGCTTCCTTGCGGGCAAAGGGGTCACCACTTTAATCTGCGGAGGTATCGGAGATGGTGCGATCAAAGGGTTAGCCGCTGCCGGTATTCAAGTCGTAGCCGGGGTATCCGGAAAGATTGAAGAACAGGTACAGTTCTATTTAA
- a CDS encoding CoA transferase subunit A, whose product MKNKIKTADEAVKDINDGAVIMVGGFMACGTPEILIDALVKKDVKNLTIICNDAGVPGRGVGKLLSNGQIKTLIASHVGLNPEVALRMNTDVEEDKLECILIPQGTLAERIRAGGAGLGGFLTPTGVGTIVAEGKQVINVQGRDYLLEEPLRAEFALIRGSVTDKFGNTIYNGTTRTFNPMMATAADHVIVGACEVVEVGEIDPNNVVTSGIFVDSIVGGEKSWEI is encoded by the coding sequence ATGAAGAACAAAATCAAAACAGCAGATGAAGCAGTAAAAGACATCAATGATGGAGCTGTGATCATGGTAGGCGGATTTATGGCCTGTGGTACACCGGAGATTTTGATCGATGCTCTGGTAAAAAAGGATGTGAAGAATTTAACGATTATTTGTAATGATGCAGGCGTTCCCGGCAGAGGTGTCGGAAAGCTTCTGTCAAATGGTCAGATTAAAACGCTGATTGCGTCTCACGTAGGATTGAATCCGGAAGTAGCCCTAAGAATGAATACGGATGTGGAAGAAGATAAGCTGGAATGCATTTTAATCCCTCAGGGAACGCTGGCTGAGAGAATCCGGGCAGGCGGAGCCGGACTGGGAGGATTTTTGACCCCTACAGGAGTGGGTACGATTGTAGCTGAAGGAAAGCAAGTGATCAATGTGCAGGGCAGAGATTACCTGTTGGAGGAACCGCTGAGAGCAGAATTTGCACTGATCAGAGGTTCCGTTACCGATAAGTTTGGAAATACCATATATAATGGTACGACCAGAACCTTTAATCCGATGATGGCAACCGCTGCCGATCATGTTATCGTAGGAGCATGTGAAGTGGTTGAGGTAGGAGAAATTGACCCGAATAATGTGGTCACTTCAGGTATTTTCGTAGATTCTATAGTAGGAGGGGAAAAGTCATGGGAGATATAA
- a CDS encoding sigma-54 interaction domain-containing protein: protein MIELEMVLNAMDEGVLIVNKDNKIVYFNDAYGNFIGYTLEEVKGARLTDIRPGAKMPQVLKMKKPMEVVFREEKGEEYFTNIYPIFDNGKLKGGVSTVTFLKNAKFIVDTLKELERKQSDLEERMRHTNGTKFDFQDIVCESPVSVQCVENAKKLAKSDITVLINGESGCGKELYAQSIHNESTRRDYPFVAINCAALSGNMLESELFGYEAGSFTGAKKNGKPGLFEIAEKGTVFLDEVSEMNYNLQAKLLRVLQERKIRRVGGTSEIPIDVRIICACNVDLLRYIEEKRFRKDLYYRISAFPLHLPPLRERREDILPLMEKHLKVLGIQQKRELSISEEAKRILYAYDWPGNVRELNNVLEYSTVVCHDDEIGTASLPPTVLPHSEQTDYKLRRLSEAVRAFEKEQISTAVEMYGDTVESKKMIAKKLGISLATLYNKLNN from the coding sequence ATGATAGAATTAGAAATGGTCTTAAACGCTATGGATGAAGGCGTACTGATCGTGAATAAAGATAATAAAATTGTGTACTTTAATGATGCATATGGAAACTTTATAGGCTATACGTTGGAAGAGGTAAAAGGAGCACGCTTGACGGACATCAGGCCGGGGGCTAAAATGCCGCAGGTCTTAAAAATGAAAAAACCGATGGAAGTTGTTTTCAGGGAAGAAAAGGGGGAAGAATATTTTACAAATATCTATCCCATCTTTGATAACGGAAAACTGAAAGGCGGAGTTTCAACAGTTACATTCCTAAAAAACGCAAAATTTATTGTGGATACCTTAAAGGAGCTGGAGAGAAAGCAATCCGATTTGGAAGAAAGGATGCGGCATACGAATGGCACAAAATTTGATTTTCAAGATATTGTATGTGAAAGCCCTGTGTCTGTTCAATGTGTAGAAAATGCAAAAAAGCTTGCTAAATCAGATATTACCGTACTCATAAACGGTGAAAGCGGCTGCGGTAAAGAGCTTTATGCCCAGTCGATCCACAATGAGAGCACACGAAGGGACTACCCCTTTGTGGCGATTAATTGTGCTGCACTTTCCGGAAATATGCTGGAAAGTGAACTCTTTGGGTACGAGGCAGGTTCCTTTACCGGTGCGAAGAAGAACGGAAAGCCTGGGCTTTTCGAGATTGCTGAAAAAGGAACAGTTTTTTTAGATGAGGTATCTGAAATGAATTATAATTTACAGGCCAAGCTGCTTCGGGTTCTTCAAGAAAGAAAAATCAGGCGGGTGGGCGGAACATCGGAAATTCCCATAGATGTTCGGATTATTTGTGCATGTAATGTGGATCTGTTAAGGTATATCGAAGAAAAAAGGTTCAGAAAAGACCTGTATTATAGGATTTCGGCTTTTCCGCTGCACTTGCCCCCGCTTCGGGAACGGCGGGAGGATATTCTTCCGTTGATGGAAAAACACCTAAAGGTGCTTGGCATCCAGCAGAAACGGGAGCTGTCCATCAGCGAGGAAGCCAAGCGGATTCTCTATGCCTACGATTGGCCGGGCAACGTTCGGGAACTGAACAATGTGCTGGAATATAGCACCGTGGTCTGCCATGATGATGAGATCGGAACTGCAAGTTTACCGCCAACGGTATTACCTCATTCGGAGCAGACAGACTATAAGCTTAGACGGTTATCCGAGGCAGTTCGCGCTTTTGAAAAGGAGCAGATAAGCACGGCCGTTGAAATGTATGGAGATACAGTGGAAAGCAAAAAAATGATTGCAAAAAAATTGGGAATTTCACTGGCTACACTTTATAATAAATTAAATAACTGA
- a CDS encoding 3-oxoacid CoA-transferase subunit B: MGDIKTRIAKRVAKELNDGDVVNLGIGLPTMVANHLPEGVEIVLQSENGIMGMGAAPENGNENVDVVNAGAQYVTINHGGQYFDSATSFGIIRGGHVDATILGALQVDKEGNLANWIVPGKMVPGMGGAMDLVVGAKKVIVAMQHTQKGNHKILEKCTLPFTALNVVDMIITEMGVMEVTPEGIVLTELHPDFTLEDIQAATECQLIIAEDLKEMAE; this comes from the coding sequence ATGGGAGATATAAAAACAAGAATTGCCAAAAGAGTTGCGAAGGAATTGAATGACGGAGATGTAGTAAATCTTGGAATAGGACTTCCTACCATGGTAGCAAATCATCTTCCGGAAGGTGTGGAAATCGTACTTCAATCGGAGAACGGCATCATGGGTATGGGAGCGGCACCGGAAAACGGAAACGAAAATGTGGATGTGGTCAATGCAGGAGCACAGTATGTAACCATTAATCATGGCGGACAATACTTTGACAGCGCCACGTCCTTCGGCATCATCCGAGGCGGTCATGTAGATGCAACCATCCTAGGAGCACTGCAGGTGGATAAGGAAGGAAACCTGGCAAACTGGATTGTTCCCGGGAAAATGGTACCCGGTATGGGCGGAGCTATGGATTTAGTGGTAGGCGCTAAAAAGGTTATCGTTGCTATGCAGCATACCCAGAAGGGCAATCATAAAATACTGGAAAAATGTACGCTTCCTTTTACTGCATTAAATGTAGTGGATATGATTATTACCGAGATGGGTGTTATGGAAGTGACCCCGGAGGGCATTGTCTTAACAGAACTGCACCCGGATTTCACCCTGGAGGATATTCAGGCTGCTACAGAATGCCAGCTGATCATTGCTGAAGACCTGAAAGAAATGGCTGAATAA
- a CDS encoding HD domain-containing protein, which produces MNKKQITYEEIKNNVEISTYIKKGNDLLGAIGFTEHGFAHAGKVAERAAEILTALDYDERTIELAKIAGYIHDIGNCINRNDHAQSGAIMAFRILDRMQFDTEELADIIGAVGNHDEGTGEAFSPISAALILADKSDVRRSRVRYKNRNEEKLSEDIHDRVNYAVHHTHLTVDTEQKSILLELEIDTEISAVMEYFEIFLTRMIMCRNAAKFLGLSFELSINNIRLL; this is translated from the coding sequence ATGAACAAGAAACAGATAACATATGAGGAGATTAAGAATAATGTAGAGATTTCTACTTATATAAAAAAAGGAAATGACTTGCTGGGAGCAATAGGCTTCACCGAGCACGGCTTTGCCCATGCGGGAAAGGTAGCGGAAAGAGCAGCAGAAATATTAACGGCTCTGGATTATGACGAAAGAACCATAGAGCTTGCAAAGATAGCCGGCTATATACACGATATCGGAAACTGTATCAACAGAAATGACCATGCTCAAAGCGGTGCGATTATGGCCTTTAGGATTTTAGACCGCATGCAGTTCGACACAGAAGAACTGGCAGATATTATCGGAGCGGTAGGAAATCACGATGAAGGGACAGGTGAGGCCTTCAGCCCCATTTCTGCGGCATTGATTCTGGCGGATAAGTCGGACGTCAGAAGGAGCAGGGTGCGATATAAGAACAGAAATGAAGAAAAACTGTCGGAGGATATACATGACCGGGTAAACTATGCAGTTCACCACACCCACCTCACCGTGGACACGGAACAAAAATCCATTCTGCTTGAGCTGGAAATCGACACGGAGATCAGTGCGGTAATGGAATACTTTGAAATCTTCCTGACCAGAATGATCATGTGCCGAAATGCAGCTAAGTTTTTAGGACTGTCCTTTGAACTGAGCATCAATAATATTCGGCTGTTATAG
- a CDS encoding DUF134 domain-containing protein, with translation MSRPRKFRRVCCMPVTECFGPICSDKNSTDGAAYTFPEGCQIIQMSVDEYEAIRLMDLEGCTQEECARQMGISRTTVQGIYNDARKKLADALVHGKLLSITGGDYTLCENFEKGCRDGCRKKCRKKCHSSVNL, from the coding sequence ATGTCCAGACCACGTAAATTCAGACGCGTCTGCTGCATGCCGGTAACAGAGTGTTTTGGACCCATCTGCTCTGATAAGAATTCAACGGATGGGGCAGCCTACACCTTTCCGGAGGGCTGCCAGATCATACAGATGTCCGTAGATGAATATGAAGCTATACGCCTGATGGATCTGGAAGGCTGTACACAGGAAGAATGTGCCCGTCAAATGGGTATTTCCAGAACCACTGTTCAAGGCATATACAATGATGCCCGAAAAAAGCTTGCAGATGCTCTGGTTCACGGGAAACTCCTATCCATTACCGGCGGCGATTATACGCTCTGTGAAAATTTTGAAAAAGGCTGTAGGGACGGATGCAGGAAAAAATGCCGAAAAAAGTGCCATTCGTCTGTTAATCTTTAG